Sequence from the Mercenaria mercenaria strain notata unplaced genomic scaffold, MADL_Memer_1 contig_3202, whole genome shotgun sequence genome:
ctcatttataaAGGTTATGAGCTGGTTTAGATCAGATACACAAACAAGCTTTCTATTCCATCCCttcgaaaatcatcagatttcacgATTTCAGAGATGTCATGAaaatcccgtttcctgttaaatcctttatcttgcacgtagattgaacgatcctacaacaaactgctgtgtaataaacattttaattccTTAGTTTTACCATGATTTAACTTAAATCAAGATTTCAACGGCCGtgtctcccatacagagttattgttctttacggctaacttttgtccaACTTCACGAGCCTAAATTCAGTAAGAGAATGCAAACggcaaaaacactaaatttattCTTGGAAACGATAAATTATAGCTGGAGCTAattaataatctgacttgattcaattacgccggcgatgcggcagccattttgttttaatcaaaattcatatccgaaatgtacttgcaggatatggaatatatcctgtctccacgtgacgtctattgaccaatagaaatgcaagaaacttgtaagAGGCGAGATTAATACGTAATTTCAGcttattatattaattttgttattattataataataaacagtTAGTAACACGATATTTATCTGGTTATCAAATAAACTTACGTGACATGGTTTTTGTTACGATAAATATCTTATCAAAAAGTTGCCTATTAACGTGTTTGCAACTGCTACCACATATCAACTTTTATTATATGTTCAAAAGATAACCTTAATTTTattggccgaaaccgctcatcatctttcaataaatgtttaatggttagtgggTTTTCCCCCATTAAACGTACTTTTCTAAACATAGAATGGAAGTTTTCCAGACTGACTACTTCAAATCTTAATTAAGCCAATGTTAACTGGCAAAAATGCTCAGGTTAATCAACTACAATATATTTCAGCGGTAAGAAACTGTCTTGAATTCTAAGTTTCTTCATTTAAACTTTAATAGGTTTTTACACAgctattgttactttcaaacataaCATATTTGCAACAAATATCTGTTACTTATTCATAAACGAGAACACATataaaaacagttattgactcttgagccattggatttGATGTGATATTACCGGAAGAGGGCACTATTGAACTTACAAATTATGAGGAATATCTGAAAGGTCGGGACAGTAGCAGATAGTTTGCAAAAGCCATTTCCAACAATTTAAGTTAATATTTACGGCCCGTGTATACGGGGATAGAATCAACTATATCTATGACAGCCaatgtactttgaaatgttttgacATGTTAATACGCGcgaaaaaaatagtttgaaaTGATTGCGATGAACAGTGACTTTAAAGTCTTTCCTGCCTTttctacataccaagtttgacaaCGTGATATATCGCATTATAATCGTAAAGTATCTCACAATAGCTCGCAACCAGTAACAATATACTGTATGCATCACGATGATACAACAAAGGCTTTTTCTACTTCTTGATTTATACTAAAGGATTTTCCAACAAAATAGATAGATTTcaacaaatattaaatatttgtagCCCGAGCAATATTGCCTGAATGCATGTCTTTATATTGTACTAGGGACGACATTACAGGTCTGCTTCTCAGCATATTACTGAATATATTCAGGTAAACCAGGGTTTTGGCTAATATATAATACTCCCCTTTGTGAATATGTTTGTGATGTTAATGTTGTTTACTGCTTTGACGAccatattgtattatttgtacaacattttaTCAAGCAACTGTTTTGGAAGTTATGTCTCCCAACACACAGTGGTGTgaaagacatattgatttactcctgtatgtgtgtgtgtctgtcacaaatcttgtccgcgctctaagtcgaacatctctcatccgatcttcaccaaacttgaacaaaatgagtTTGACCATAAGTCCCCGGCTTAGTTCGATACCTAGTCAAATCGaccaaggcacttcagaattatgaccattgaattatcgaaaattggcctttttactcttgtcttctgttgaccataagtcctcggccaagttcgataactagccaaagcGGCTcgggcacttcggaattatggccattgaattactgaaGGTGAATCGgcatttttactcttgtctgcgctctaagtcgaacagttctcatccgatctttaccaaacttgaaccaaatgtttttgaccataacttttgaccataactcctcggccaagttcattaactagccaaattgccccaggcacttcagaagtatggcccttgaattacccaaaatcagcctttttgcTCTTCAAAGGTATCTTAAagtttgtagtgagtaaacagtatataaagactgacttactatttagatgatgaGGCAGTTGTggtagacatgcgcttttctcaaaagcaattCTAGTTTAAGTTAATTGGCctgatattgataaaatatttttttctggacTCGGAACTCAGTAATATTTATTCCTTCAATATGTTTTTTCTAAGTTTGAGGATATGCCATTTTGTAGATTTAGAGTTATCCTGAATAATGTCCCTTTCTTTGCGTTTTGTCGATTTCTTTTGTGGCTAAAGTTGACCAAAGAAAATGATTTGGAGTTTACACTTTTTCTATCTTATTATCACaacagcgttgtttgtgccgtgtggtggctgtaaaaagtctccccgtatacactgtttttcaatatATAGGTCCATTGCAATGACGAAAAAGATAAAAATCCATCTTTCGCATAAATCtatataacttttaattttcGTTTCTCCAACATTTAAAGAACAGAAATCTAAAATTTTGAATGCAACACTCTTGCCGTTTTCAAGATACTTACTGTTGAAACACGTCGAGTAAGTGTGACAATTTAGCCATGTGAAACCTTCGTTATTCTACAGTATTCTGTTATGGTCTTATACTGCCGATCGTATAAACTCATTTTAAAAGCTTCGAGTTGAGTGTTTCAACACATCGgtcatatattttaaagaaaaatacggACCAACACATATATATAGCCGTTTGTGTCCGAAAAATTGGCTGATAactattaacatatttttattaattttataagttGTGTTTCAAAAATGAAGTGTTGTCTTTCAATCCGTATTAAAAACATCTATCGAGATTAACATTTGTACCACAGGCAAAGAATGCTTCTTCGTTACTTttgttttagaataaaaatgtacattaccAACATATTCCAACTTGAAAAATCAAATCGAGAAAGACCAAAGCCCATCAAAATGTAACGAAAGTTTATTGGATTTAAGTAacaacattttaatcatttttgtattaaatgtcaatgtttttgttattgtCCACTTGATTTAGAAGTTCGATGAATATTTAATTGCATATCTTCcaaacatatttgaaataaaatgttcatctCATTTTATTGAGTTTGTTGTTGGTGGTGCATTGGTATTGTTACATACGCTATAAGTATGTTTATATTATAAATAGATCATCAATTTAGAAATAACATGAATGATAAAACTCAAATGTTACTATGCTATTACTACAACAACATATAATGAAAAACTGGCAACTGTATTCCTCGAAAACTGTAATAAGTAACGAAAGTTTCATAGTAACGAAGGTTTAACAGAAATCATATTAGACTAAGTTATGATCAGCTAATGAAAAACTTTCCATATATGttaacaacaaaacacttttGAACATCTAACGAGCACCATGTGGCTTCACAACAGTTCATTAACAGTTCAACAGGAAAGGTAAACGCTGTTTAAAGTGACAATCTTTGTGCACACAAACTAATTAACGcacaaagtttgaaaataagtcaaatattttgTCCTTGTCACCATCGGACAAGCGAAACATTCTACGCGATTTTCCAGTGGGTACTGGGACATTTATCTTGCACAATACTACATTTTGATGTAACCATATTGAATCTCGACTCCTTGGCCATTGGAAAAATTGTTTCTTTGACTCCATAAAATCCACTTCACCTTCATGCTCATTTTCATCGGTGTCGGTAACTTTTCCAATGTACCAACTGCCTTCATACACTGCTGCTACGTACTCTTCAACTTGAAACCTTATTTCTGAGTCTACCTTGCTATCTTCTTTGCCACCATGTTCTTCTGAACCAGTTGCAGTTACAGATTGTTCAAAGATAGGTTCAGATTCACCTGTTGTTGCGACCGGTTCAGATACTGGTATGatcaatatttctttgttttgtttaagtCCACCCACGGCCCTCTTATTTCCGATATTCACCTTGGTACTTTCCATTCTCCAAGAATCACAGGTTTGACCggatatacatgtttcacaaTAACAACTGACATCGCGTACCTTTATCGTTGACTCGCCATTACCCACTGCTGCATGTACTTTCATTGTGCCCTTGATAGACTTCAGCGGAAGTCTTTCTTGGATTTTTTCAGTTTGTGCACAGATTTCCGTTGATACGAAACGAAACGTAACATTAGTCATACTGGACTGTATTGCCCACTCGTAAAATGCTTTGGCGTCTTGAATTATTGTTTTCCCGCTACGCATTGCTTCGTCAGCTAACCGTTTGCACGTGCCCCCGAGACCGTCACATGGCCCTTTGCCGTGACCGGCTTCGAAGTAATTCCAACGTGCATTCATGCCATGTATGGCTTTGTGATTGGCGACAAAATCAAATATGCTCTTGTTCCGATATTGACTTGTAGGAGAGTCGCTCCAGTAATGAATGCACTGCAGTTCACTATCAATCTTCTTAAGCATAGGcataatttcattaataaatgtgATAACCGTTGATGATCTATGAGCCATCTCATCAGATACTATAATGAAACTTTTATGCTGCAATGTTCCATCATCCGACCTGTAGTAAACAACCATTGGATGTAAGGTGACACTTGTTTGGTTAAAGTATGCACTTTGAACCTCTTCCAAGGACTTGCAACTGTAATTCTCGGCAAAGTCAAGCTGTATCAGCATTTCGTGCTCTGGTAACTTCTCCTTGATTGTCCGTATTTGCTCATATTGTATACGCACTCGGTTCACATGTGCATCAAATTCAGACATCTGGTCTTTAACATGGGAAACAAACTTATCAGCGCTCATCTGTGATTCGACAatttttgtcacatattttttCTTACCCTTTTCTTCAACTTCTATGCGTGTCCATTGACTTAAAGCTACAGATTCGCCCAATTTGCTTTTCATTATTTCAGAACTCGGAACTTGTCCCATACCCTTTTCAGGATTCATGGATATATCGAACCCTTCCCTTCTTAGTGCTTTTATGGTCAAAGAGGCATTCTGATGTTTGGTGCACAAACATGAACTTCGGCTTGAAAAAGCTGCTGTTAAGATGTATTTAGGGCGAGATCTGCAAAACGAGGTGAAGGATATTTTAAGATTTGGATTTTCAGACTTGAATTTGTTATATAGATTTGTCAGATAATCGGTAAGTACATGCGTCTGGACCTTTACACCCTTTTTCAGTCTTTGTGCATCTTGTTTACCTGGCTGCGTCCTGCTGTTGTCTTCTCTTTTCATGAAGGCCTCGACTTTTCCTTGGTGAGTTTTAACTGTGCTTACTCGGGCTGATTTCTCTATTTGGTGTCTTTTACTTTGGTTCTTGTTGAGTCTGTGCCTACACAGTCCTGTCACTTTCGACAACAATGTTGagcatttgtattttttcatacATTTGCCCGAAATAACGCCGTGAATGCCTTTCATTTTACTTCGTGATGTTTCGGACTTTGCCGACTTGATTTCACTTACTAGAACATTACccaacaataatgactttttaaTAGCATTTTTCTGAAGAACTGAGAGGTTAGCATCAGCCATCATTCTCTCTGTCTGTTTATCCGGAGTCATCTCACTTGTGCTAGGTTTTTCTTGTCTCTGTCTTTGTCTTTGAGCTGCTCTCTGAGCTGTTTTACATCGCGTTTTAAGTTCATCTCTCTCTTCTCCAGTAATCGTATTCTTGAATTGGCTTCGGACAATTCTCTCTTCCACCTTTTGATTGCGCCTTTTCTCCTATTACTTGGAAAATTCATTCTTACAGCCAGACGACCTCTTTCTTCTAATTGACTAGCTTGTCCGCTCTCATAGCCACTACTTTCAGGATCGGTTGCTTGATTAACAGCAACCCTTTGCTGTCTTTTTCTGTTATAGAATTCCCTAAGTTTTTGTCTATTATATGCATTCCTCTTTTTTCTATCGTTTTCTGATAGCGCTGATGAATGGACATAATTTCGTCTCATACGGTCTCTTTCTTTTTGTAAATACTCAGCATTGTTTTTCTCTTTTAATCTTTCACGATAAGCCTTTTGTATTTCAGCTCTACTCTTTCCCATTGTGATTCTGAAATAAGGAAAACTTTCGTTACCAGCATCAAATATTCGTTACCGTGATTAGTAAAGAAATATACACTACATCAGATTGAAATTCGATCTAGTTTAGGTGTAAATACATATATTCGGACTATATTGAATTAATTATGTTAACACATTTTGACTAATGTTCACATAAAATGATATATCATCTGGCACAACGAACAAACTCAAACACGAACCCATGTCAGCTTaatttcataacttttaaaaagcaaaattcattatttttaaaacatttcatacttCATCTCAGTTGGATATCAAATTGTTAGATGTTAGACagttaaaaatataacaaaacgctGACTGATCatcatttttattaagaaaacaaattttaaaatcttcGTTACTGTCTGATCACGAAGGTTTTATGCCATTCATTCATCTCTTTGTATTAAGGGGAGATTACTAGGGTTTATGGGTTTCTGGTAGACTTGTAAAGACAACATTCAGGGATTCAGAAATGTATAAAACACTATCAATTTCGATTGATTATGATAAATAGTAATGCAATTCATAAGGCTACTCACATGGCGAGTGATTCACGTCTCTAAATGCCTTCTCAAGTCTTCAAAATGGacgaatgtttgttttcaaagtAGCGTGGTGCCAAACTTTTCCAATGACGTCATACATACGGAGCTATTCTCATTCGAATATCTATACTGGCATTTTGGTAACGAAAGTTTATGTAACgaatatttaaatgactgttcATTACGCGTGAATTTTTATTGAAGTTTTCCGCGAGCTACTTATCACTGGATATATCATTTATTAGTAAATCCTGCGACAATATCGGAGCATCGTATATAGTAATTTGCACTCATATTACTCTGCGATGGGTGACAACGAAGGTTTTGtgatttacttttttgttgtgTATATTCTTATCAGTTTCACATGCAACATTTTATCCATGTATTTACTttg
This genomic interval carries:
- the LOC128552829 gene encoding uncharacterized protein LOC128552829 translates to MKGIHGVISGKCMKKYKCSTLLSKVTGLCRHRLNKNQSKRHQIEKSARVSTVKTHQGKVEAFMKREDNSRTQPGKQDAQRLKKGVKVQTHVLTDYLTNLYNKFKSENPNLKISFTSFCRSRPKYILTAAFSSRSSCLCTKHQNASLTIKALRREGFDISMNPEKGMGQVPSSEIMKSKLGESVALSQWTRIEVEEKGKKKYVTKIVESQMSADKFVSHVKDQMSEFDAHVNRVRIQYEQIRTIKEKLPEHEMLIQLDFAENYSCKSLEEVQSAYFNQTSVTLHPMVVYYRSDDGTLQHKSFIIVSDEMAHRSSTVITFINEIMPMLKKIDSELQCIHYWSDSPTSQYRNKSIFDFVANHKAIHGMNARWNYFEAGHGKGPCDGLGGTCKRLADEAMRSGKTIIQDAKAFYEWAIQSSMTNVTFRFVSTEICAQTEKIQERLPLKSIKGTMKVHAAVGNGESTIKVRDVSCYCETCISGQTCDSWRMESTKVNIGNKRAVGGLKQNKEILIIPVSEPVATTGESEPIFEQSVTATGSEEHGGKEDSKVDSEIRFQVEEYVAAVYEGSWYIGKVTDTDENEHEGEVDFMESKKQFFQWPRSRDSIWLHQNVVLCKINVPVPTGKSRRMFRLSDGDKDKIFDLFSNFVR